AGATGAaattaatacaacatctaaattgtctctaccttgagtaaacttagctagcgtgctagtcaagtaatttatcttttcaatatgagtaggACAATTCTCACACTCTTTTTCTAttgtaacaattttaatttaagcatctttagcagataacaaagcttcattcaattctttttctagtctttcattttctacaacaaggttattaattctattttcaaaatctcttcttttagagctcagtcgatttaccttgtattgcagtcgcatAACTTCAGCATGTAactctttgaatgcatcttgcagtagatcatatttgacttctactGGTTCACTTGATaggtctgcatcactgtcatagtcgtcccatgttacacctgtcatgtagcacaaatttgattcctccttTTGATCAAAATTTTCATCACTTGAATTCTTAGAATCTGAGTTCtgccaagcaatgtaggctccttttcttctcgTATTATTGCATTGAGggaatattttctttcctttttgcttcggCTGTAagtcaggacaatcaggcttgatgtgaccttcttttccacattcatagcattggacaacatttgcactgaagctcttctttttgctttgacctgcatggttagacaattgactatcattttgcataattcgactaaactttcttaccatcaaggtcatcagttctTTTTTGTCCAAGTTTGCTTCTATGATGTTCTTGCTttgctttcagagcaatggaattcttttcataaatatcctcttcatcctttaatctaccaagttccaactcGTGTTctcgtaacttgccaaacaaggtagccatattcattaTTGTAAGATCTTTGaattcagagattgcagtgacttttggttgccaattcctattcagacttttcaaaatcttgatgttgatctcctctttatcaaacactttgccaagagccatgagatgatttacaatgtgagtgaatcgtttttgcacatcatagatgttttctccagccttctttctgaacaattcatactcttgtatcaaggAGTTCTTTTTGACTTTCTTGACTTCATCTGTgacttcatgagttacctctaagacatcccacatttcctttgcagatttgcattgagatatcctgaaaaattcatcaattgtcaatgcaaaggcaataatatttctagctttaatatcatactgaacttttctattttcatcagtaatccactcagtaaaaggttttaaaacaatttctctattaacaatttttgtaggcacatatggaccattcaaagtggcatccaaaattcccttatcttgcgattcaagaaagatctgcatgcaaattttctaaaaaggatagttttcaccatcaaacagaggtggtctatttgttgaagcaccttcaccaaaagtttcaAAACAGGAAGCCgtccccaggttttatagtcgaataaaatgaaaacagagtcgactaagtttttcaaatatcttatgaaaaccagctctggtgccaattgttaggaaaataggtaggcttctttacaccaggagggggggtgaattgttgttgtttcaaaaacaaaatcttttcacaatcttgaaacaaaagtataaagctttttgatcttttattgaaatgcaagtaatgaaaatttcaatgcagcggaaaaacgcagttcactgctaaacaaatatagtcgactgaatttaaagagtgcagggatagagaaaataaacactggtttttatactggttcggccaacaatgcctacatccagtgtccttccaacccaggaagcaaatgcattataatggttacggtttttacaacaaggaatttatagaagcctcacgcaaaaatataaatctcctctctaacctaaaaccaaaatatagctgcacaacaaaaccagacttgcagcaagaatcccctcttctgcaatttgaacccacgtcgaacaatcctcaacgtgtaaccaacactcttcataggatgccaagccttcacacaacagacttcacaggttgccaagccttcaatcaacacaacagtcttcacaggatgccaagccttcagtaaattgtgttaataagagagttgaggttgattttaacagttttctaacaaattccccttattttgacaaagattgaagcaatactggaagaagaagtgaaaagccatgaagaaggagctcaaaaggggtaaaaaaggcaccaaggagggagaaaacccgaagcccaggtGACAGGAGCGAAAATCGAcgttgattcttttggaccgggccgcactttgggacgcgtttggcattatttaaaggaacctggggctctaggtcttgcatccctggcagaagagagcataacaatacactcctagccaattcttagtcttttcattctttctttcttccattattcataggttcccccatgtctatggggaactaatttctatttgttgttggggaatgatgtaaccttgtgaactctcatgtatttgaattgattcttaatttcatatgcttttccattaattgttagagtaatttatctgttcttattcttgcttatacaatagcattatctgtgagttgcatgagtgccgacaAGTTCCTTttaattcaggtccttgttaaattactcctaagggttatattgctgaGACATGAGATAtgggtcttagtcgtcttaacctcctgatcttcacatctttttaccaggaatgctaggaatcgtatgaacttgtaattagggacaggcttatttaccgagacatcgggtttaagtgttttagtgagggacataatgaataaagaagaattcttatatacatgagagggaacttggtgaagcctaaccccaacaacatactcatctcatatcaATTAAActtcattcatctctgtgctcttttgccactgatcaattttattttgctttattttattttctttgctttaagtcataattaatcttgttttcacacaattgttcagcgtcgagagtcctctaagatacgatacttggtcttaccattttatattacttgtgcgactcggtacacttgccgatttgccccaatatgtattaaaacaattataacagacaatcaacacataggctctcagtcaacaaaaatcaacaaacatttattacaattgaccaagtcatcaatgcttaactaacttttaaaaatatagccgttggagcgtgtaagcataacagaattccaaaacagatcaaagatacagtcgaatgtacacataacaaagtcgactgacacatgaaaaaacattttgaaatccttttcaatccaaaacgtcacaaagcactgatgttcaaaatctgtacaaaggttttagaatagtcaaatccattataggtgtattcgactgtactagaactttgtcacacacttataagttcataaaggtgcttgtgatttttcacttccagAATGTACTGTTATCAAAGACATTTTGTTACACATtgtcatacaagcatgttccacagatatatcacacaattaacataggaacatacaacacagtacatcaaaacatgttcaacatatatgaCAACaagttcagaacaagaacatgtaaaacaacaacatatgtactgttattaaacattgtgttgtcatcataaaaaaccagattAATATAGAGTTTCTGTTGTCAACAATCTGAACATAGTTAACTTAATATGTCTtagtttctttgtttattttttttctccattagAATTCATTTTCAATCACTATCATCATAATTATTCTGTTGTAGTAGAAGGTATGATGTTCTCTTCCGTTCTGTTGTCGCTCATCTCTCCCTGATTAACCTTATGTTGGTCGACAAGTCTTCAAGCTTTCTATTCTTATTTCTAGTCATCTTCAAGTGTTTTATTAGAGCTTCTTCTGCATATGTTTAAATACGCTATCGCCACCACAAGATTCTTTATAGAGCAGAATTTTGCTACgacttttactattttttttcttcggAGTTGACTCATTATTTGCATTGGGCtgatttttctcaaatttatgATCTCTAGATGTTTATTAATAAGTATGGAAGAAAGTGATCCTGTGTGTTCATGCACTTTCagttttaggttttattttatatgttttcattGGTCTAATATTACTTACCTTACCACGTAATAAAACCATAAGATGTTGTAAAAGTAGATATAATATAGGATTCATATTTATGCAGAGTTTTTCTAGAGAAGTCCTTATCATTATTGTTTCTAATACAACTATTAACTAAGTCATTGGCGGTCTTTACCAAACATGTTTTATCGTTAAATATGATTTAGTAcattaaaaatgttgttttatttagttAAGTGAGAAGTGTATATTGGGGTTGGTCTTCTAAATCCTACTAgaattaatatctttttattaattgttgttgTACTTGATTTTAGGAGtaacttatattttttgaattttatattacgAATATGACAAACAAACTAGGCTCTTGATGTAGTAAGAAAAGGTGTTGTCTCTGCTACaatatttttctatcatttGTGAGTTTTAAAGAGGCTAAGTCACACTGCAACCTAATACTCTGAACAATAATTTTGAATGTTACAACAATTTACATGTGTACCAGTTTTTTGTAGTTTGGGGATAATCTATCTTGTTTTTGACATTGGTTGGGATTCTGGAAGTTTGGGAACCTTCTGTTGGTATCAGAAGCTCTCTTTTGTTTTCAtgaattgtttgttgtttttggaAATTCATATTTGAATTAGTCTTTGGACACAGGGTTATCTGAAAGTTATCCTTTACATTTGGGATTTTGTAagttgttgatatttttttattggcattttttaaatttactattttaagtAACACTTTTTTTGTGATCACGCTGTCCAATTATGACTCTTCTGCATTATGCCTGCATCTACATGTGGATTCAATATATAAAACACTAGCACATTTTTACAGTTGTCGATCATACACTGGGGTAAAATAAGATTATCCATTTCTTATTGGGAACccatttgaagaaatttatgtCTCACAACTTAGTATTATATGGATTACATGCATAACAAAATCACAACTTCCTCATATTGGTTCGTTATGAGACAAGGACTCTTGATAAGGTAGTTCCAAGAGTTATGTAAGCTAAATCACTGATTTTGTCCATTGCATCCACTACAACCACGAAATGACAATACTATCTTATGGTTAATTTTAGTTGTATACTCGAGGGATATATTATGCTTAGGTTATAAATGAAATGAATAACCCATCAACCATTTCGTGAATCAATTTATTAACAATACTTCAATTAGCTCAAAATTTTGAGTTATTCGTGAAATCATTTTTATAGAAGAGTTTGCTTTTAGCGTGAAGTGGCTAGACCACATATCAAGACTACACTTGTGAAGAACTGGAGCTGACCTTTTTTGGACTGGTGATGTGGCTGGAGCAAGCTGAATGGGCAGCCCAAGTCAATTTGGGCCATGTGAGGAGTTGACTTACACTTAGAAGGTTGAACCTGAATTAGTCTCCTGAACAAGCATTTGGTTGGGTTCATTTTTTCCCATGTGTAAAAACTCTATAATGGCAGTAATTTTAAGGAACCTCAAGGAAAGAAGTATAACCTACTTTACTTTCTTCTGAAATCAATACtagttttctatcttttcttcatttgaatatatttttcctgAATTCTTTACTGTTCTTTGCAATGTTTTTACTATTATGCATGATTTTACTCAATTATTGAGTTACCTTTCGTTCTTGcattaattctttaattttcttacaatGCTTTATCAAATTCTTGCACTACTGTATCAATATTGAATTTCTTGATTTCAACCTTGATGCACTGAATTTCTAGTTATGCGCATCTTAGTGTCAAGTTTCTAGTCAAGAACTTGAATCAGTGTCAGCATTCCAGTTCATGACACCTTATGATTTATGATCTGATCTAATCTGATTAGTATTGAAAACTTAAactttatgaattaaatttagtttaattaacaGTTCAATTTATTACGTagttttgttcaatttaatatAGTTCAATACAGtttgatagaataaaaaataattcaatttaatttgtttgaccatttattttttagtttagttcaATTAACACTTCAgtttattttgttcaatttaatatagtttaatacaatttgatagaataaaaaataatttaatttagtttgtttgACCACctagtttttagtttagttcaatttttAACAAGAACTACTTTTCagtttaatatagtttttagtGTGCAATTCAATTTGTTCGTAGACATGATACATCACTGGTGCGAATAAAGTGTTCAATATGTTACTATAACCTAATTTGTATTTCGAATATGCCTTTGCACCCTTTATTTGTGTGCCTAATACCTTCTTATCACTTAAATTATATGTCTAACCCATTTTAAGTGGCAACGACTTATTAGACATTCTATATTTTATGTAAATGATGCGTAACATTTTGTAGGTTTGATGTGGAACTTCTCTTATATTTTGTGCACCCTTTAACTTCTTTTTGTGATTGTGTCATTCTACAAGTTCAGAACCGGAATAAAAAGTCTGCAAAAGATTTGgcttttgtaattttcttttttcaaaaaaggaTTTTCAATATGATCACATCCTTGACCAACAAAAAGGAGAGTAAAAGTTCGAATAAGGAAAAGGATAGGAAGAAACTAATCAATCATTTCAATTAGATCACATCCTTGACCAACAAAAATGAAGGAAACACTTCCCCCTCCATCTCTTGCGGTCTAAAAACTCACCACACAAACACCCAAGTCCTTCCCCTTTGCGTCTTTTTCTCTTGCTATTTAGTCAACATATCATTTTGGAAGTTTCAGAAAACAGAAATTTTATTCCAGTTGTAACGTTCTTCAGGACTACTAATATAATAGTTGGGGTGTGGACTTAGCTCTTTGTACCAATATTCCAACTTATTCTAGAAAGGAAACGTACATCAAAttgaaatttctgaaagaaaaggtGTGGGTATATCGGACAATAGTTGCAGCCTTTCCGTAACAATCCCACCGAATATTGTGTAACATTGCGAACGTCGTTACTTTGGTAAATATAAAGTGATGGATATAAATAGAAGCAGTTTTATCTGTTCTACAGATTCATCACAAGTGTTGCTATATTGCAAATATAGAGCGCCTTCCCGAGAACAAATACACATTGCCAGGCAAAACTACCCTCTCCTCTTGTATACAATTCTACCCAAAATATTTCAGACAACGGAATAATATCTGAAAATCTAAGAATAGGTCGAAATTTATTCCGAGGGTATGAATTGgtaatttcttataaattatgAGAACTAACTGTTCAATACTGCTAAAAATCAAAAACCGGAAAAAAAGGAGCCGGGCCAGTCAGTGAGCTAAAATTGCTACAGACAAAGATACAAGACAGACAATTGTATTGAAAATAACACTGTAAGGTACACAGCTAGAAAACAATGACCTGCGCGCcctaacaattttttaaacgcCTATCTCAAGTTAAGATCATTTCCTCCCAGATTAGGGCGAAGGCAAACTCGGACTTCATGCTCTTCTGGTCCCACACGATGTTTTGGCACCAGGATCTCAAGCACTGATCCTTGCCCGTCATAGTATGCTTCTATGTTGGCATCTTCCGGAATTCGGGTTGAAAGAGGGATTTCTCGGACAAATTCTCCAGGTGGGCAGTGCTCTGATGATGGATCTGTAAGCTTGAATGTTCTATCATGTCTCTTGATGAAAGGTTTTCGAGAAGTGCTCATACACGAAACCTTTATGATACCGTGAGTCAAAGTGTTCCTCCATGAAACTTTCACATTTGGAAGATCTACAAAAGGCAGACTGATGATAATTAAGTAACCTTGTTCATCCTCATAAATAGTTTTTGCAGCTGTAACTGGTCCATGAACACTCTTTATCACCCCACTGAAGTCATTCAACCAGTGTTGCTCACTTGGATGCATTTCTAGAATACGATCATATGGAGTATTAACAGCCAAGTAACATTCTTCTTCATTTCCATGAGGGAAAAAGTCCTTCCTCTTTTTGCTGCCAACAGGAGAGAGGTCCAACCCATCACCATTACTGTGGTTAGAGAGATGAGTTGATAAATTCAGGCCAGATCCATTAAGTAGTTTCTTCGAGTGTGCATTAGGACCACTCTTGATTGGGGGAGGTGGTCTCTCGAGCTCAAAGTCTGTGTTGGGAAGATTTCTCCATGAACTGAAATCACTTGCTTCTTGTGGGATTGTGAAATTCAAATCTCGTCCGGTGAGTTCTATCCACCTTTTTCGATCATCCTCATCCAAGGTCATTAGATTGGGAGCGGAAACAACCTCAATGCCATGCACACACTGAGGATTTGATAGTCCTCGGTAATGCTTTCGCTGCATCCGGTGGGATCGAGCAAAACCCTTGTCAACACTAAAAGGAAACGGGCACTCCCCTTGGCGAGAATGCCCATTCATGTAACTTCTCAACTGCATCTTACCCAATGCATTCTCCGGCCTCTCCTTGAAAACCCACATGTACATGTTTTCCATATCATGTTGAACCATGAAAACATCAAGCTTCAGATCAGATTTCTCAAACCCTGAAACACCATTGCTGTCCCTAACAATCTTGGCCTtagatttttcatttaaagCAGGTTTGAAGTAAAAGCTGAAGAAAAACCAAGCACCCCATATGCTATCAACACGCTTCGCACACTTCCTCCCAGCTTTGGGCAGATTGAGAAAACTCTCAGTCTCATACCCTTGGGTGCCAAGACCAACATCAAGAATATCACAAGGCTCAGAATTCCACGGCTGTGGAGGTGGACTACGCTCGGCGGAGAGAGGCAGGTTGATATCCGGCGGACAAGAGAGTATAATTTGGCGATTCATCTCCAAATCCAGTTCCTCATGAGATGATGCACTTGAATCCATTGACAAGAGCGTGGAGGGGTGGTGATTCTCCATTGACAAAGAAGCAAGACCCATGCTAGCTCATCTCGTTGATGAGTTTTATTGCCGATTCTTACAATATGACCATcccaaaaacaattcaaaaaaacCTTATAAAGTCCTTCATCTTATCAATCCCCTTATATCTCACCTTCATCGAGCCCCCAGATATATCAATTGAGTTGAATACAAGAGAAAAG
This genomic interval from Vigna radiata var. radiata cultivar VC1973A chromosome 8, Vradiata_ver6, whole genome shotgun sequence contains the following:
- the LOC106772726 gene encoding uncharacterized protein LOC106772726 — encoded protein: MGLASLSMENHHPSTLLSMDSSASSHEELDLEMNRQIILSCPPDINLPLSAERSPPPQPWNSEPCDILDVGLGTQGYETESFLNLPKAGRKCAKRVDSIWGAWFFFSFYFKPALNEKSKAKIVRDSNGVSGFEKSDLKLDVFMVQHDMENMYMWVFKERPENALGKMQLRSYMNGHSRQGECPFPFSVDKGFARSHRMQRKHYRGLSNPQCVHGIEVVSAPNLMTLDEDDRKRWIELTGRDLNFTIPQEASDFSSWRNLPNTDFELERPPPPIKSGPNAHSKKLLNGSGLNLSTHLSNHSNGDGLDLSPVGSKKRKDFFPHGNEEECYLAVNTPYDRILEMHPSEQHWLNDFSGVIKSVHGPVTAAKTIYEDEQGYLIIISLPFVDLPNVKVSWRNTLTHGIIKVSCMSTSRKPFIKRHDRTFKLTDPSSEHCPPGEFVREIPLSTRIPEDANIEAYYDGQGSVLEILVPKHRVGPEEHEVRVCLRPNLGGNDLNLR